One Klebsiella sp. RIT-PI-d genomic window carries:
- the xylF gene encoding D-xylose ABC transporter substrate-binding protein → MKIKNVCLSVCASLLLASGTLHAKEIKIGMAIDDLRLERWQKDRDIFVKKAESLGAKVFVQSANGNEETQMSQIENMINRGVDVLVIIPYNGQVLSNVVKEAKQEGIKVLAYDRMINNADIDFYISFDNEKVGEMQAQSLINKTPQGNYFLMGGSPVDNNAKLFRAGQMKVLKPYIDQGKIKVVGDQWVDGWLPENALKIMENALTANNNKIDAVVASNDATAGGAIQALDAQGLAGKVSISGQDADLAGIKRIIAGTQTMTVYKPITLLANTAAEIAVELGNDQQPKADSTLNNGLKDVPARLLTPIEVNKDNIDDTIIKDGFHKKSDL, encoded by the coding sequence ATGAAAATAAAGAACGTTTGTCTTTCCGTCTGCGCTTCACTCCTGTTGGCCAGCGGGACCCTTCACGCGAAAGAGATTAAAATCGGCATGGCTATTGACGATCTCCGGCTGGAACGCTGGCAGAAAGATCGCGACATTTTTGTAAAAAAAGCCGAATCATTAGGTGCGAAAGTATTTGTGCAGTCAGCAAATGGTAACGAAGAAACGCAGATGTCACAGATTGAAAATATGATCAACCGCGGCGTAGACGTGCTGGTCATTATTCCTTATAACGGCCAGGTACTGAGTAACGTGGTCAAAGAAGCGAAGCAAGAGGGCATTAAAGTTCTGGCCTATGACCGTATGATTAACAATGCAGACATCGATTTTTATATTTCATTTGATAACGAAAAAGTCGGTGAGATGCAGGCGCAAAGTCTGATAAATAAAACCCCTCAGGGGAATTACTTCCTGATGGGCGGTTCGCCGGTGGATAATAACGCAAAATTATTTCGCGCAGGCCAGATGAAGGTATTAAAACCCTATATTGACCAGGGAAAAATTAAAGTTGTAGGCGATCAGTGGGTTGACGGCTGGCTACCTGAAAATGCGCTGAAAATCATGGAAAACGCATTAACGGCGAATAATAACAAAATTGATGCGGTGGTAGCCTCAAACGATGCAACTGCCGGAGGCGCAATTCAGGCTCTTGATGCCCAGGGGCTGGCAGGTAAAGTCTCTATCTCAGGTCAGGACGCCGACCTCGCCGGAATCAAACGTATTATCGCCGGAACCCAGACAATGACGGTTTACAAACCGATCACGCTGCTGGCAAACACCGCGGCTGAAATCGCCGTCGAACTGGGTAACGACCAGCAGCCGAAAGCGGACTCTACTCTCAATAATGGCCTGAAGGACGTTCCGGCCCGTCTACTGACGCCAATCGAAGTGAATAAAGACAATATCGACGACACCATTATTAAAGATGGTTTCCATAAAAAAAGCGATCTGTAA
- a CDS encoding xylose ABC transporter ATP-binding protein, with protein MSWLLEMKNITKAFGTVKAVDNVSLRVNSGEVMSLCGENGSGKSTLMKVLCGIYPHDTFEGNIIFAGEPLQASHIRDTERRGIAIIHQELALVKDLTVLENIFLGAEITRHGVMDYDSMTLRCEKLLAQVSLTISPDTRTGDLGLGQQQLVEIAKALNKQVRLLILDEPTASLTEQETAILLDIIRDLQHHDIACIYISHKLNEVKAISDTICVIRDGQHIGTRDAAGMREDDIITMMVGRELTALYPNEPHTTGDEILRVEHLTAWHPVNRHIKRVNDISFTLKRGEILGIAGLVGAGRTEAVQCLFGVWRGRWEGQIFIDGHPVQIRNCQQAIAHGIAMVPEDRKKDGIIPVMAVGKNITLAALDQFTGPVSALNDAAEQQCILQSIQRLKVKTSSPELAIGRLSGGNQQKAILARCLLLNPRILILDEPTRGIDIGAKYEIYKLINQLVQQGIAVIVISSELPEVLGLSDRVLVMHEGKLKASLVNHNLTQEQVMEAALRSEHHVEKQFV; from the coding sequence ATGTCCTGGTTACTGGAGATGAAAAACATTACCAAAGCCTTTGGAACCGTAAAGGCCGTTGATAATGTCAGCCTGAGAGTAAACTCAGGTGAAGTAATGTCACTGTGTGGCGAAAATGGCTCAGGGAAATCCACATTAATGAAAGTGTTATGCGGTATCTATCCGCATGACACTTTTGAGGGCAACATTATTTTTGCCGGAGAACCCTTGCAGGCCAGCCATATTCGCGACACGGAACGTCGGGGTATCGCGATCATTCATCAGGAGCTGGCGCTGGTAAAAGACCTGACGGTACTGGAAAATATTTTTCTCGGTGCAGAAATCACCCGTCACGGGGTGATGGATTATGACAGCATGACCCTGCGCTGTGAAAAGCTACTTGCTCAGGTCAGTCTGACCATTTCACCTGATACACGCACAGGAGATTTAGGCCTGGGCCAGCAGCAACTGGTCGAAATTGCCAAAGCACTTAATAAACAAGTTCGACTGCTTATTCTTGATGAACCCACAGCCTCTTTAACCGAACAGGAAACGGCGATATTGCTCGACATCATTCGTGATCTGCAACATCACGATATTGCCTGTATTTATATTTCCCACAAGCTTAACGAAGTGAAGGCGATTTCAGACACCATTTGCGTGATCCGTGACGGGCAGCATATTGGCACCCGAGATGCCGCCGGAATGCGCGAAGATGACATCATTACCATGATGGTAGGTCGTGAGCTGACCGCGCTCTATCCTAATGAACCGCATACCACCGGTGACGAGATCCTCCGTGTTGAGCATCTGACTGCCTGGCATCCGGTTAATCGTCACATCAAGCGAGTGAACGATATCTCATTCACGCTTAAACGCGGTGAAATACTCGGCATCGCCGGGCTGGTGGGCGCAGGCCGTACTGAGGCCGTCCAGTGCCTGTTCGGCGTCTGGCGAGGACGCTGGGAGGGTCAGATCTTTATTGACGGGCATCCGGTGCAAATCCGCAACTGCCAGCAGGCCATTGCACATGGCATTGCTATGGTGCCTGAAGATCGTAAAAAAGACGGCATCATACCGGTAATGGCGGTAGGCAAAAATATCACTCTGGCCGCACTGGATCAGTTTACGGGTCCCGTTAGCGCACTTAACGATGCGGCAGAGCAGCAGTGTATTTTACAGTCTATTCAGCGTCTAAAAGTGAAAACCTCTTCTCCAGAGCTGGCCATTGGTCGCCTCAGCGGCGGCAATCAGCAAAAAGCGATTCTGGCGCGCTGCCTGCTGCTCAACCCGCGCATTCTTATTCTTGACGAACCGACACGCGGTATTGATATCGGCGCCAAGTATGAGATTTACAAGTTAATCAATCAGCTTGTGCAACAGGGCATTGCCGTCATCGTTATTTCGTCAGAACTCCCTGAGGTTCTGGGTCTGAGCGACAGAGTGCTGGTAATGCACGAAGGAAAGCTGAAGGCCAGTTTGGTCAATCATAATCTGACGCAAGAACAGGTAATGGAAGCCGCATTAAGGAGTGAACATCATGTCGAAAAGCAATTCGTCTGA